The DNA region TTAGTACATTAATTCTTTCTTTGTTTAGCTTTAGGTTCTGTTCTAGTTCAGAACTAATGTCACCTGTAAATAGTAATTTGTACTTATCAAAAAAAATTTTTAAAACTAAACTATCATTTTCATCTTTAGTTTCATTAGCTGGGCAGTGAAGAAATTCAAAGTTAAGATTGTCAAGCACGAATTTTTGATTGTTTTCTGGAATTACTACTTTTGCTTTAGGTGAAAAAAGCAAAAGCCGTTTAATAAAATCATTGTCTCTAGAGGCCTCATTAGCTAAAATAATATTTTGAATTGGTATCTCTTTAGCTAAAGCAAAGCTACCACCAACATGATCATAATGATTATGTGATAATAACAAGTAATCAACACTTTCTATTCCGTGATATCGCAAGTAAGGTACAATTACCTCTTCCCCAATATCTAGCTTACTATACTCTAGACCGCCGGTGTCAATCAAAATACTTCTTTTATTTTTACTTATAATTAAACAAGCATCGCCTTGCGCTACATCAATAAAGTGCATCTGGGCAAAACCATCTCTTCGATAAGAACAAAATAACATTGAAAGCAGAATTATGACAAAAATAATTTTACTAAATTGCGCAAATATTACATTAGGCGTTTTAACCGTAAAACCTATTACAGCTAAATAGTATATTAAATACAAAAATTTAGGAATATCCCCAGTGTATATATTTAACATTGTAATCCCTGCCAAAATAGAATTAAATTTTATAACTATACTTAAAATTATACTAATTACAATTATCAATACTTTTCCTAAAGGGTATAGCAAATAGAATAGAAAACTTGTAAAAAAAATAAAAACTATACTAATTTGTAATATCGGTAATAAAATAAAATTGCTAAAAAACAATGTTAAGGAAATCTGGTGAAAATTAGAAAGAATAATAGGTAATATTAGTATTTGAACACTTAAAATTGCTGCTATAGGTGCCCAAAAAAATTTTTCACACCCTATTATCTCATTAAAGTTTTCAAGGTGCGGATACAAAAAAATCAAACTTGCAGTTGCTAAAAAAGATAGTTGAAAAGTGATATCTAGCATAAATAAAGGCTTATAAGCTAAAAAAATGACAGTCACAAAAGCAAAAGTAGTGGGCAAAAATGCTTTACGCTTTATTATTATTCCTAAAATTAATAGAGTATTTAAAAACAATGCTCTTAATATAGGCGTATCCATATTTGTTATACTAACATACAGCCAGCTAATTAACAAAGTTAAACAAGCCGGAATTATATGGCTAGAAAAAATTTGTTCTAATATATGATACAAAGTAAACGAAATTATCGAAAGGTGTGTCCCCGAAATACACAAAATATGTATTAGCCCAGTTTTAGAAAAATCGCGATAAATTTCTCCTGAAAGATTGGCATCAGGTCTCACCACTAATGTTTTCAAAATCGCTATCTGGTTTTCTGGTAAAAAATCCTCCAGTTTTGCAAAATATTTATCAACAAGTATTGAAAAATAATTTAGTTTAAACTCAGAACTAGAATTTTTAAAGTTAATATCAGCATTATCGACTCGAACCTTACCAATAATATTTTTTAATAAATTGCGTTTATGATAATCCATATTGCTAGGATTATTAAAACTCTCAAATCTACTTATTTTACCTTTAAAAGCTAGCTTATCTATATTATTCATAGAAAATTTCTGTATATGTTTTTTCGGCAGATATACTTTAACCTTAAAATCATTTATTAAGTGTAGTTTAGAATCATTAGTATTGGCAGTCAACTTGCCTATAAAAGTATAGTATTCATCATATTCTTTAATAGTTTTTTTATCTACATTCAGTTCTAAGTAAAGTAACTTATCATAAATAGGTTGAAGTTTTTGCTCCAATTTCATTAAAGAGTCATTCCAACCTATAAAGAAGGCTATTAAAAAAAATAATGTTAAAGTCACTAACTCCCAATGTTTTTTAGCAAAAAATGCGCCACTGAATATTGTTATCGCAATACAAACTACTATTGCTCCAAAAACATCGCCACAAAGACCACTGTATATTCCAACAATAAAGTTTGCTGCAAGAATTATGAAAAATTTTTGAATATTGGAATCTACCAAGTTATTAGCTCTTCAATTTTTGCTAATTTGGCTTTTCCGATTCCTTTAACTTTTAATAATTCTTGCTTATTAACAAACGGACCGTATAATTCTCTCTGACGAACTATTTCTTTAGCAATAGTTGGCGTAATACCTTTCAATGTTACTAATTCATTGGAGCTTGCAGTATTAATATTAATTTTTTCGTAATCATTTTCTTTAATAGTTTTGATACTTTTACTTATTTTCTTTAAAGGTACTTTAATTTGCATTCCATCCTTACAAATCCTCGCTAGATTGACATTAGACAAATTTGCTTCAGGCAAAACTTCGACAATTGTATCGAATACTTCTTGAACCCGAGTTCCTTTAGCAACAGAATATACTCCTGGATTACGAACTGCGCCACTTACACAAATTTTTATTGCTTCTTTCCTTACTACATTTTCAAAGCTGCTTTTTTTCGTGCTTTCTTGTAATTCTTCCGGAATTATTGTTTCACCTACTTTACTTGCATCTCGACTAAAAAGTAAGTTAATCCCCAAAATTAACAACGCTAAACAGGCAATAAATGTTAAATAGCGCTTTTTTTGTTCAGTTTCCTTGAACATTTAACACTCACTTCCATTAAAATAATTGAATTTTACAACTTTATTCTATCACATATATTTTAAATATCTAGAGCTTGTATGATATAATTTATTTATAATTTATAGAGAAAAGGAGATTCCTAATGAATGAAACTTTAAAGACAATAGCTAGAAGACGCTCTATTAGAAAATTCAAAGCACAACAAATACCTCAAGAACTTATATCAGAAATACTAAAGGCTGCTATGCTAGCTCCAAGTGCTCACAATGAACAGTCTTGGTTCTTTACCGTAATGCAAAATCGAGAACTAATTAAAGAGTTGAACCAAGCTTCGAAAAACGCTGCTAAAAATTTTCATATTGATGACATCCGTAAAATAGCAGAGCATCCAACTTTAGACATCTTTTACGGAGCACCAAC from Succinispira mobilis DSM 6222 includes:
- a CDS encoding DNA internalization-related competence protein ComEC/Rec2, which encodes MVDSNIQKFFIILAANFIVGIYSGLCGDVFGAIVVCIAITIFSGAFFAKKHWELVTLTLFFLIAFFIGWNDSLMKLEQKLQPIYDKLLYLELNVDKKTIKEYDEYYTFIGKLTANTNDSKLHLINDFKVKVYLPKKHIQKFSMNNIDKLAFKGKISRFESFNNPSNMDYHKRNLLKNIIGKVRVDNADINFKNSSSEFKLNYFSILVDKYFAKLEDFLPENQIAILKTLVVRPDANLSGEIYRDFSKTGLIHILCISGTHLSIISFTLYHILEQIFSSHIIPACLTLLISWLYVSITNMDTPILRALFLNTLLILGIIIKRKAFLPTTFAFVTVIFLAYKPLFMLDITFQLSFLATASLIFLYPHLENFNEIIGCEKFFWAPIAAILSVQILILPIILSNFHQISLTLFFSNFILLPILQISIVFIFFTSFLFYLLYPLGKVLIIVISIILSIVIKFNSILAGITMLNIYTGDIPKFLYLIYYLAVIGFTVKTPNVIFAQFSKIIFVIILLSMLFCSYRRDGFAQMHFIDVAQGDACLIISKNKRSILIDTGGLEYSKLDIGEEVIVPYLRYHGIESVDYLLLSHNHYDHVGGSFALAKEIPIQNIILANEASRDNDFIKRLLLFSPKAKVVIPENNQKFVLDNLNFEFLHCPANETKDENDSLVLKIFFDKYKLLFTGDISSELEQNLKLNKERINVLKVAHHGSRNSTSEYLLNTTHPQVAVISAGRRNPFGHPHQETLTRLSLINSKIYRTDLNGAITISFDNERMTVNKYLNY
- a CDS encoding ComEA family DNA-binding protein produces the protein MFKETEQKKRYLTFIACLALLILGINLLFSRDASKVGETIIPEELQESTKKSSFENVVRKEAIKICVSGAVRNPGVYSVAKGTRVQEVFDTIVEVLPEANLSNVNLARICKDGMQIKVPLKKISKSIKTIKENDYEKININTASSNELVTLKGITPTIAKEIVRQRELYGPFVNKQELLKVKGIGKAKLAKIEELITW
- a CDS encoding nitroreductase family protein, yielding MNETLKTIARRRSIRKFKAQQIPQELISEILKAAMLAPSAHNEQSWFFTVMQNRELIKELNQASKNAAKNFHIDDIRKIAEHPTLDIFYGAPTVIIISGKPSALLNEINCAAATMNLLIAAESLDIGSCWNGIAGILFHQEPKKYASLFKLPDGYQPHYAIALGYKDMQPINAPIQKNIMVNYFN